Proteins encoded within one genomic window of Tidjanibacter massiliensis:
- a CDS encoding subtilase family N-terminal domain-containing protein: MKYRYWLAGLCAGLLISCAKESFTVGVEPEDGDRIYADGDEVIRGWIRIKLSEEGPEALRTGQFTRGEAATGDGDIDEVAAALGATEVRRVFRDGGRFAERRRRYGLHLWYDIRFDEEIPVSRAGAEFAALPGVAYAEPVYRIQRLDAAAIPAEALYEPPVPAAEEGQWPFDDPMLSQQWHYYNDGTISGTEAGADMNLFEGWKTTAGSPAVIVAVTDSGVQFDHEDLAANMWVNEAELNGTEGVDDDGNGYVDDIYGWNFVRDSGTIVPEDHGTHVAGTVAAVNNNGIGVCGVAGGTGNGDGARIMSMQIFEGDESVGDTNAECFVYAADNGAVISQNSWTWTRLSSLPRAYDEAFDYFIENAGMDDSDGDGVNDRQTGPMKGGIIICAAGNSGGRIEYPAADARCVAVTAMGATFKLEAYSNRGAEADIMAPGGVKAANSKRRVWSTVADNDYAAMYGTSMACPHVSGVAALIIAEYGQEGFTAEQCREILLRAYRPVGGLADDDAELGVLGVGLLDAGAAFVTDPQSQPGVVEFGSMQVSGNTVSVPWRVPADGNGNAVAQFVVEYAPKEGGGTPGGGTVANRYDVGQTMVYTFEGLYNTDYEINVRSIDRFGNSSEAVSGSVSIGNFENRPPERTSERMADVSMPDTAETSIVSITLTPYFTDPDLEYGDELSYSATSVNEDIVATEVAGEVLRLIPRAKGTSLVTVTASDLAGATVGFSIYATVAGGTGPSGDDGAVAISPNPVADRLNVRLGDTEGEAAVRIYDGAARLVMEAREEIVGGGVELDVSRLSPGAYSLVAEGGGRTVRGTFVKR; encoded by the coding sequence ATGAAATACAGGTATTGGTTGGCAGGGCTTTGTGCGGGATTGCTGATTTCCTGTGCGAAGGAGAGTTTTACAGTCGGTGTGGAGCCGGAAGACGGCGACCGGATATATGCCGACGGCGATGAGGTAATCAGGGGCTGGATACGGATAAAGCTTTCGGAAGAGGGTCCCGAAGCGCTCCGGACTGGGCAGTTTACACGCGGCGAAGCTGCGACGGGCGACGGAGATATCGATGAGGTGGCGGCTGCGCTCGGTGCTACCGAGGTGCGGCGCGTTTTCCGCGACGGAGGCCGTTTTGCCGAGAGGCGCCGCCGGTACGGTCTGCATTTGTGGTACGATATACGTTTCGACGAGGAGATTCCCGTATCGCGGGCCGGGGCTGAATTTGCTGCGCTTCCGGGAGTGGCTTATGCGGAACCGGTGTACCGGATACAGCGCCTTGACGCTGCCGCGATTCCTGCCGAAGCGCTGTACGAGCCGCCCGTGCCGGCGGCAGAGGAGGGACAGTGGCCTTTCGACGACCCGATGCTCTCCCAGCAGTGGCATTATTATAACGACGGTACCATCAGCGGGACGGAAGCCGGTGCCGACATGAATCTGTTTGAAGGGTGGAAAACCACCGCGGGCAGTCCGGCCGTGATAGTCGCCGTGACGGATTCCGGCGTGCAGTTCGACCATGAAGACCTGGCTGCCAACATGTGGGTGAACGAGGCCGAACTGAACGGAACGGAAGGTGTGGATGACGACGGAAACGGCTATGTGGATGACATATACGGATGGAATTTTGTCCGGGACAGCGGAACGATAGTTCCGGAAGACCACGGTACGCATGTAGCCGGTACGGTGGCGGCAGTCAATAACAACGGCATAGGCGTCTGCGGCGTGGCCGGCGGTACGGGCAATGGCGACGGAGCCCGCATCATGTCGATGCAGATATTCGAGGGCGACGAATCCGTAGGCGATACGAATGCGGAGTGTTTCGTGTATGCCGCCGATAACGGGGCCGTGATTTCGCAGAACAGTTGGACGTGGACCCGGCTGTCGTCGCTTCCGAGAGCCTACGACGAAGCTTTCGACTATTTCATCGAAAATGCGGGAATGGACGACAGCGACGGCGACGGGGTGAATGACCGTCAGACCGGCCCCATGAAGGGAGGTATCATCATCTGTGCGGCGGGCAATTCCGGCGGGAGAATAGAGTATCCTGCGGCCGATGCGAGGTGTGTGGCCGTCACGGCAATGGGGGCGACTTTCAAGCTGGAAGCCTATTCCAACCGGGGAGCGGAAGCCGATATCATGGCGCCGGGCGGCGTGAAGGCCGCCAATTCGAAACGCCGGGTGTGGAGTACGGTTGCCGATAACGATTATGCCGCCATGTACGGTACGTCGATGGCGTGTCCGCATGTATCGGGCGTGGCAGCCCTCATAATCGCGGAATACGGACAGGAAGGGTTTACGGCCGAGCAGTGCCGTGAGATACTGCTGCGGGCATACCGTCCTGTCGGCGGTCTTGCCGACGACGATGCGGAACTCGGCGTACTGGGCGTGGGACTGCTCGATGCGGGGGCCGCATTCGTGACGGACCCCCAGTCGCAGCCGGGTGTCGTGGAATTCGGTTCCATGCAGGTGTCGGGCAATACGGTGAGCGTGCCGTGGCGCGTGCCTGCCGACGGCAACGGGAATGCCGTCGCGCAGTTTGTCGTGGAGTATGCCCCGAAAGAAGGGGGCGGCACGCCGGGTGGCGGAACCGTTGCGAACCGTTACGACGTGGGGCAGACCATGGTGTACACCTTCGAAGGGCTGTACAATACCGATTACGAAATAAACGTTCGTTCTATAGACCGGTTCGGAAACAGTTCGGAGGCGGTGTCCGGTTCGGTATCCATAGGCAATTTCGAGAATCGTCCGCCGGAGAGGACTTCCGAAAGGATGGCGGATGTATCCATGCCCGATACGGCGGAGACGAGTATCGTGAGCATAACGCTCACTCCTTATTTTACCGACCCCGACCTTGAATACGGCGACGAGCTCTCCTATTCGGCGACGAGCGTGAACGAGGATATCGTCGCCACAGAGGTGGCAGGGGAGGTGCTGAGGCTGATTCCGCGTGCCAAAGGAACGAGCCTGGTGACAGTGACGGCATCCGACCTTGCCGGGGCGACGGTGGGTTTCTCGATATATGCTACGGTAGCCGGAGGTACGGGCCCCTCGGGCGATGACGGGGCGGTTGCAATAAGTCCCAATCCGGTGGCTGACAGGCTGAATGTCCGGTTGGGTGACACGGAGGGCGAAGCGGCCGTACGCATTTATGACGGTGCTGCCCGGCTGGTGATGGAGGCCAGGGAAGAGATAGTCGGCGGCGGTGTGGAGCTCGATGTCAGCCGTCTTAGTCCGGGAGCCTATTCGCTTGTTGCGGAAGGTGGCGGACGGACGGTGCGCGGTACTTTTGTGAAACGGTAG
- a CDS encoding subtilase family N-terminal domain-containing protein, with protein MDFRFLVAMAAVALSVFSSCTKDPLMMNGGGSSEGEAADFDDSAEIVPGWIRIKLADDSEPLRTGVFTRGGFDSGDVRLDELAAGLGATEIRRVFRDGGRFEERHRRYGLHLWYDIRIADEVPVSRARAEMVSLPGVDVVEPVYRVRLAEAHVVPDISDRLYRPFSEGEARPEPAPFNDPELSRQWHYNNDGSIEGSVAGADINLFKAWREIGAGRPEVVVAVIDGGIQYDHPDLAANMWTNEAEMNGTPGVDDDGNGYVDDIYGWNYYTDSGTITQHFHGTHVAGTVAAVNNNGIGVCGVAGGTGVGDGVRLMSCQNYDTDANGQEVGSVTEESFIYAADNGAVIAQCSWGYNGIETPLSMQRAIQYFIREAGTDENGVQTGPMKGGVVCFSAGNSSYSHVGNPGDMEEVVGVTAMGPDYKKAGYSNYGSAADLFAPGGASSANPEDPKQVYSTYINGGYAYLWGTSMACPHVSGVAALIVSYYGVDTPGFTAERCREILLRSFRPVGEYVAGEPYADGLGAGLVDASLILLENPGIKPGSVEELTLTPLPDGMAIAAAMPADGNGDAVSKIRLGYAPVNGDGTTGEWREETFPNIQPAGGIFTTELQLAAEETYRVRMSVEDRYGNVSDEVTDEATTLPHVNVAPSYRGIETQLFTSTGKGFSKTVALDSYFSDPDIPYGDELTFAFDDGEQEILEVVLEGAELLLTPIYKGQTEIVVTATDRAGESASGTFRVRIVSGDEPPAEPEPDPEPDPDPVPGFDGDTMVVVPNPVGEALTVYVPHVASMEGTATIYDAAARKVLETTITVDAEGKGTLQVGGLSPGAYSLSVEVGGKSSKVSFMKR; from the coding sequence ATGGATTTCAGATTCCTGGTGGCTATGGCGGCCGTTGCCTTGTCGGTTTTCTCTTCCTGTACGAAGGACCCTCTTATGATGAATGGAGGCGGAAGCAGTGAGGGAGAGGCTGCGGATTTTGACGATTCTGCCGAAATCGTGCCCGGATGGATAAGGATAAAACTGGCGGATGATTCGGAGCCGTTGCGTACCGGGGTTTTTACCCGCGGCGGTTTCGATTCGGGAGATGTGCGGCTCGACGAACTCGCAGCCGGACTGGGGGCGACGGAAATCAGGCGTGTCTTCCGTGACGGAGGCCGTTTCGAAGAACGCCACCGCCGTTACGGGCTCCATTTATGGTACGATATCCGAATCGCCGACGAAGTGCCCGTTTCCCGGGCCCGGGCCGAAATGGTTTCGTTGCCGGGTGTCGATGTCGTCGAGCCCGTGTATCGCGTGAGGCTCGCCGAGGCACATGTGGTGCCGGATATTTCCGACCGGCTGTACCGGCCGTTTTCCGAAGGCGAGGCGAGGCCCGAACCAGCTCCCTTCAATGACCCGGAACTCTCCCGGCAGTGGCATTACAACAACGACGGGTCGATTGAAGGCTCGGTGGCGGGTGCAGACATCAACCTGTTCAAAGCCTGGAGAGAGATAGGGGCGGGGAGACCGGAGGTTGTCGTGGCTGTTATTGACGGCGGTATACAGTACGACCATCCCGATCTGGCGGCCAACATGTGGACAAACGAGGCCGAGATGAACGGTACACCCGGCGTGGACGATGACGGTAACGGTTATGTGGATGACATTTATGGATGGAATTATTATACCGATTCGGGAACGATAACCCAGCATTTCCACGGTACACATGTGGCAGGTACGGTAGCTGCGGTCAATAACAACGGTATCGGTGTCTGCGGCGTGGCCGGCGGTACGGGTGTGGGTGACGGTGTCCGGCTGATGTCGTGTCAGAATTATGATACCGATGCCAACGGTCAGGAGGTGGGCAGCGTTACGGAGGAGTCGTTCATTTATGCTGCCGATAACGGCGCCGTTATCGCTCAGTGCAGTTGGGGATACAATGGTATCGAGACGCCGCTGTCGATGCAGCGGGCCATTCAGTACTTTATCCGGGAGGCCGGTACGGATGAAAATGGGGTTCAGACCGGACCGATGAAGGGCGGTGTGGTCTGCTTTTCGGCTGGTAACAGCAGTTACTCCCATGTAGGCAATCCGGGCGATATGGAAGAGGTGGTCGGTGTGACGGCCATGGGCCCCGATTATAAGAAAGCCGGGTACTCCAATTATGGCTCGGCGGCCGACCTTTTCGCTCCCGGAGGGGCGAGTTCGGCCAATCCGGAGGACCCGAAACAGGTTTACAGCACCTATATCAACGGCGGCTATGCCTATCTGTGGGGAACGTCGATGGCATGTCCCCATGTTTCGGGCGTGGCGGCGCTGATAGTGTCCTATTACGGTGTGGATACGCCCGGTTTTACGGCCGAACGCTGCCGGGAGATTCTGCTGCGCAGTTTCCGGCCCGTGGGAGAGTATGTCGCCGGCGAACCGTATGCCGACGGATTGGGTGCCGGGTTGGTGGATGCTTCGCTGATTCTGCTCGAAAATCCAGGGATAAAACCGGGAAGCGTCGAGGAGCTGACATTGACGCCGCTGCCTGACGGGATGGCGATAGCCGCTGCGATGCCCGCCGATGGCAATGGGGATGCCGTGTCGAAAATCAGGCTCGGATATGCGCCGGTCAACGGAGATGGTACGACGGGCGAGTGGAGGGAAGAGACCTTTCCGAATATCCAGCCTGCAGGAGGAATCTTCACGACCGAACTTCAATTGGCGGCCGAAGAGACCTATCGGGTGCGGATGAGCGTGGAAGACCGGTACGGAAACGTGTCGGATGAGGTGACGGATGAAGCTACTACGCTTCCGCACGTCAATGTGGCACCTTCGTATCGCGGCATAGAGACGCAGTTGTTCACTTCGACCGGTAAGGGGTTCAGCAAGACGGTGGCGCTGGACAGCTATTTCAGCGACCCCGATATTCCGTATGGCGACGAACTGACATTCGCGTTCGATGACGGAGAGCAGGAGATACTGGAAGTCGTACTCGAGGGGGCGGAGCTTCTCTTGACACCGATATACAAGGGCCAGACGGAAATTGTGGTGACGGCTACCGATAGGGCGGGGGAAAGCGCCTCGGGCACTTTCAGGGTGCGTATCGTATCGGGTGACGAACCCCCGGCAGAGCCGGAACCTGACCCGGAACCCGACCCTGACCCGGTGCCCGGATTCGACGGGGACACGATGGTGGTCGTCCCCAATCCTGTCGGTGAAGCGTTGACCGTGTATGTCCCGCATGTCGCGTCGATGGAGGGAACGGCTACGATATACGATGCGGCGGCCCGTAAGGTATTGGAGACGACGATAACGGTGGATGCGGAAGGAAAGGGTACCCTGCAGGTAGGCGGACTTTCCCCCGGAGCGTACTCGCTTTCGGTAGAGGTCGGGGGTAAAAGTTCCAAGGTATCGTTCATGAAGCGGTAG
- a CDS encoding subtilase family N-terminal domain-containing protein, producing the protein MNYKYLFLGVVSLAALSCVREPATDSGICPGREPEAVADDGSVVSGWIRIKLQEDAAPLKVGVFTRGEADSGNPELDRAAAALGATEIRRSFSDGGRFAERRRRYGFHLWYDIRFDEDVPVSRAQDGISSLPGVAHVQPIYRIVPLDNGRGIPGEMVYRPAAIGAARPSDEPFDDPGLPQQWHYNNEGSIRRAVEGADIDLFEAWKTTAGDPAVIVAIMDGGVQWDHPDLAANMWVNEAELNGMPGVDDDGNGYVDDIYGWNTMRESGEIAPNSHGTHVAGTVGAVNNNGIGVCGVAGGTGEGDGVRLMSCQVFDTVESGKGAEAYLYAADNGAVISQNSWVYNNMAVLPQDMSDAFDYFIENAGMDDTDGDGVNDVQTGPMAGGILIFAGGNNDSSAIQQPAADPRTVAVTAMGPDYTKAGYSNYGVMADIYAPGGADGNDTSYPRECQVYSTDFGGGYVYMSGTSMACPHVSGVAALIVSHYGVGHSDFTAEQLKERLLRSYRPVSEYVGAKYDGKLGVGLIDAGLIFLENPESVPGEITSPEAEAVLNGLRLSWLVPADGNGMAVAGFTVTYTGRGVGKFADREEVSEELSFSNYAEAGDRVLYTVEGRYNTEYELLVSAVDRFGNVSNAVAIACTTGDYANEKPRITERFGNIKIAEAGAASSVRFVLSDYFSDPNLADGDVLAYSITNRYEHIVRTTLEEGNVLVLEPLARGTANVTVLATDLDGEVAQSAMTVIIENGPDPSDKPDEPSVEGFALYPNPVADLLHVHLGQAAGDSMEFAVYDAAARKVIGGHLDFDAQGVAELDVSALAPGIYTFVGDGEPDTWRGTFLKR; encoded by the coding sequence ATGAATTATAAATATTTGTTTTTGGGAGTGGTTTCGTTGGCCGCATTGTCGTGTGTCAGGGAGCCTGCGACGGACTCCGGAATCTGTCCCGGCCGGGAACCGGAAGCAGTGGCCGACGACGGGTCGGTTGTCAGCGGCTGGATAAGGATAAAGCTGCAGGAGGATGCGGCACCGCTCAAGGTGGGGGTGTTTACGCGCGGTGAGGCCGATTCGGGCAATCCGGAACTGGACCGGGCCGCCGCTGCGCTTGGTGCCACCGAAATACGGCGCAGTTTCAGCGACGGCGGCCGGTTTGCCGAACGCCGCCGCAGGTATGGGTTTCATTTGTGGTACGACATCCGTTTCGATGAGGATGTGCCCGTGTCTCGTGCCCAGGACGGCATCTCGTCGCTTCCCGGCGTAGCGCATGTCCAGCCCATCTATCGGATAGTGCCGCTGGACAATGGGCGCGGTATTCCGGGGGAGATGGTGTACAGACCTGCGGCAATCGGTGCGGCACGGCCTTCGGACGAGCCGTTCGACGACCCGGGGCTGCCGCAGCAGTGGCATTACAACAACGAAGGTTCCATCAGACGTGCCGTAGAGGGTGCCGATATCGACCTGTTCGAGGCGTGGAAGACCACGGCGGGAGACCCGGCCGTAATTGTGGCTATCATGGACGGCGGCGTGCAGTGGGACCATCCCGACCTGGCGGCCAACATGTGGGTGAACGAGGCGGAACTGAACGGTATGCCGGGTGTGGATGACGACGGCAACGGGTATGTGGACGATATTTACGGATGGAATACCATGCGCGAAAGCGGAGAGATAGCCCCCAACAGCCACGGAACGCATGTGGCGGGAACGGTTGGTGCCGTCAATAACAACGGCATCGGCGTCTGCGGTGTGGCCGGCGGTACGGGCGAGGGAGACGGCGTCCGGCTCATGTCGTGCCAGGTATTCGATACCGTGGAGTCGGGCAAGGGTGCCGAAGCGTATCTTTATGCCGCGGACAACGGTGCGGTCATATCCCAGAACAGTTGGGTGTACAATAATATGGCTGTTTTGCCTCAGGATATGTCCGATGCGTTCGATTACTTTATCGAGAATGCCGGTATGGACGATACGGACGGCGACGGCGTAAACGATGTACAGACCGGTCCGATGGCGGGCGGTATCCTGATATTCGCCGGAGGGAACAACGACTCTTCGGCTATACAGCAGCCCGCTGCCGACCCGCGCACCGTGGCGGTGACGGCTATGGGACCGGATTATACCAAGGCGGGGTACTCTAACTACGGTGTCATGGCGGATATCTATGCTCCGGGCGGAGCCGACGGCAACGACACGAGCTATCCGCGGGAGTGTCAGGTATACAGTACCGATTTCGGCGGCGGCTATGTCTACATGAGCGGTACCTCGATGGCTTGTCCGCACGTTTCGGGCGTGGCTGCGCTGATAGTGTCGCATTATGGGGTAGGACACTCGGATTTTACGGCGGAGCAGCTCAAGGAGCGGCTTTTGCGCAGCTACCGTCCGGTGAGCGAGTACGTAGGGGCTAAATACGACGGTAAACTCGGCGTGGGACTGATAGATGCAGGGCTTATCTTTCTGGAGAATCCCGAAAGCGTCCCCGGCGAAATCACCTCACCCGAGGCGGAGGCCGTACTGAACGGTCTGAGGCTGTCGTGGCTGGTACCTGCCGACGGCAACGGAATGGCCGTGGCCGGATTTACGGTGACCTATACGGGAAGAGGAGTCGGCAAGTTCGCCGACCGCGAGGAGGTCTCCGAGGAGCTCTCCTTCAGCAATTACGCAGAAGCGGGCGACCGGGTGTTGTACACGGTAGAGGGGCGCTACAATACGGAATATGAGCTCCTTGTGTCGGCGGTGGACCGGTTCGGAAATGTTTCCAATGCAGTCGCCATCGCTTGTACGACAGGAGACTATGCGAATGAAAAGCCGCGGATAACGGAGCGGTTCGGAAATATCAAGATAGCCGAGGCGGGTGCGGCCTCCTCCGTGCGGTTCGTGTTGTCGGACTATTTTAGCGACCCCAACCTGGCCGACGGCGATGTGCTTGCTTATAGCATTACCAACCGTTACGAGCATATCGTGCGGACGACATTGGAGGAGGGGAACGTATTGGTCCTTGAACCGTTGGCCAGAGGTACCGCCAACGTTACCGTGCTGGCTACCGACCTCGACGGCGAGGTGGCGCAGTCGGCCATGACGGTAATTATCGAGAACGGGCCCGACCCTTCCGATAAACCCGATGAACCCTCCGTCGAGGGATTCGCGCTCTATCCCAATCCGGTGGCCGACCTGTTGCATGTCCATCTCGGCCAGGCGGCAGGCGACAGCATGGAGTTTGCCGTCTACGATGCGGCGGCCCGCAAGGTTATCGGAGGCCATCTCGATTTCGACGCGCAGGGCGTGGCGGAACTCGATGTCTCCGCTCTGGCGCCCGGCATCTATACGTTTGTGGGCGACGGCGAACCGGATACGTGGAGAGGGACGTTCCTGAAGAGATGA
- a CDS encoding subtilase family N-terminal domain-containing protein, with translation MKKVQYLLMSVCALAAASCTKEASFTEETKPEAKTEMGAGEVRDGWIRIKIKEDAAPLRAGVFTRGAMESGNEDMDRIAAELGATEVRRVFSDGGRFAERRRRYGLHLWYDVRFDESVPVSRAADRFATIDGVEYIEPVYVIKSTDADAVYVPDNVIYTPSVAVTRTEMPFNDPMLSQQWHYNNEGENGFTAGADINLFEAWKVETGKPNVIVSVHDQGIVLDHEDLAAHIWVNEAEMNGAEGVDDDGNGYKDDIHGWNYINNSPDIIPEGHGTHVAGTISAVNNNGIGVCGVAGGTGEEDGVRIMSLQILYQPVAGGSSQFSERAPETYAYAADNGAVISQNSWTLGVTGKLPYSYEQAFTYFNENAGMDDTDGDGVNDVQTGPMAGGIIIFAAGNAGGPTLLPAASDKVIAVAASGPNYEKGSYSSCGPEIDILAPGGAGSQGGKGNVLSTYKDSYTGEVGYSHLWGTSMACPHVSGVAALIVSHFGGEGFTAEECKKRLLNGYRPMGGLIPDDQLGDIGVGLLDAAAALMDDPGTVPANVDDAEVSSELNKINLTWTVPADGNGAAVATYWVTYGAEGEEPVEQEIRNLYNVGTEVTYALDGKYNTAYDISIQTEDRWGNRTTEAKELSVTLGTFENVAPTVMEKIGDSNIAAPGEENIRQYTLSDYFTDRNLSDGDVLAYTASSSNEAVVAVSVAEDILTLTPKAKGSANITVTATDLAGASAELKFRVSVTSGPAPGQAVSALTVTENPVGDALGFSLSEASGATVDVTVYDAAARKIYGGGVTLDTNGAGSVDAAAWSPGAYTLAVVHGNQTLKASFVKR, from the coding sequence ATGAAAAAAGTACAATATTTATTGATGTCCGTATGTGCCCTTGCGGCGGCTTCCTGTACCAAGGAGGCTTCCTTTACGGAAGAAACCAAACCGGAGGCCAAAACCGAGATGGGGGCAGGCGAAGTGCGCGACGGGTGGATAAGGATAAAAATCAAGGAGGATGCCGCTCCGCTGCGTGCGGGGGTGTTCACCCGCGGTGCCATGGAGTCCGGAAATGAGGATATGGACCGTATCGCGGCCGAACTGGGTGCTACCGAGGTGCGGCGCGTATTCAGCGACGGCGGCCGGTTCGCGGAGCGCCGCCGCCGGTACGGCCTGCATCTGTGGTACGACGTGCGTTTCGATGAAAGTGTACCCGTGTCGCGTGCTGCAGACAGGTTTGCGACCATCGACGGAGTGGAGTATATCGAACCCGTCTATGTCATCAAGAGTACGGATGCCGATGCGGTCTATGTGCCCGACAATGTCATCTATACTCCTTCGGTAGCGGTTACGCGCACTGAGATGCCGTTCAACGACCCGATGCTCTCCCAGCAGTGGCATTACAACAACGAGGGGGAGAACGGATTTACAGCCGGTGCCGACATCAACCTGTTCGAGGCATGGAAGGTCGAGACCGGCAAACCGAACGTCATCGTGTCTGTGCATGACCAGGGAATCGTGCTCGACCATGAAGATTTGGCGGCCCATATCTGGGTGAACGAGGCCGAGATGAACGGTGCGGAAGGTGTCGATGACGACGGCAACGGCTATAAAGACGATATTCACGGGTGGAATTATATAAACAATTCCCCGGATATCATTCCCGAAGGACACGGTACCCATGTAGCGGGTACTATCAGCGCGGTAAACAACAACGGCATCGGTGTCTGCGGCGTGGCCGGCGGAACCGGTGAGGAGGACGGCGTGCGGATAATGAGTCTTCAGATACTGTATCAGCCTGTGGCCGGCGGTTCGTCGCAGTTTTCGGAACGTGCCCCTGAAACGTATGCGTATGCCGCCGATAATGGGGCAGTGATTTCGCAGAACAGTTGGACACTCGGCGTGACGGGCAAACTTCCGTACTCCTACGAACAGGCTTTTACCTATTTCAATGAGAATGCCGGTATGGACGATACGGACGGCGACGGCGTGAACGATGTACAGACCGGCCCGATGGCGGGCGGAATCATCATCTTCGCAGCCGGCAATGCAGGCGGTCCGACGCTTCTGCCCGCTGCGAGCGACAAGGTGATAGCGGTGGCCGCATCGGGTCCGAACTATGAGAAGGGTTCCTATTCGAGCTGCGGTCCGGAGATAGACATCCTTGCCCCGGGCGGTGCCGGTTCGCAGGGCGGAAAGGGGAATGTGCTCAGTACGTACAAGGACTCCTACACCGGAGAGGTCGGCTATTCGCATCTGTGGGGAACCTCGATGGCCTGCCCGCACGTTTCGGGTGTGGCTGCACTGATAGTGTCGCACTTCGGCGGCGAGGGCTTTACGGCGGAGGAGTGCAAGAAACGTCTGCTGAACGGTTACCGACCGATGGGCGGCCTGATTCCCGACGACCAGCTCGGTGACATAGGCGTCGGACTGCTCGATGCCGCAGCCGCTCTGATGGACGACCCCGGTACGGTACCGGCCAATGTGGACGATGCGGAGGTCTCTTCGGAACTCAATAAGATAAACCTGACGTGGACGGTGCCGGCCGACGGTAACGGAGCGGCGGTGGCTACCTATTGGGTAACTTACGGTGCCGAAGGTGAGGAACCCGTCGAGCAGGAGATAAGGAACCTCTACAATGTGGGTACCGAGGTGACCTATGCGTTGGACGGAAAGTACAATACCGCTTATGATATCAGTATCCAGACCGAAGACCGCTGGGGAAACAGGACGACCGAAGCCAAAGAGCTCTCCGTGACGCTCGGTACGTTCGAAAACGTGGCTCCTACGGTCATGGAGAAAATCGGCGACAGCAATATCGCGGCTCCGGGCGAGGAGAATATCAGACAATATACGCTTTCGGATTACTTCACCGACCGCAACCTTTCCGACGGCGACGTGCTGGCCTATACGGCAAGCAGCAGCAATGAAGCCGTGGTTGCCGTGTCCGTAGCCGAGGACATCCTGACTCTGACGCCCAAGGCAAAGGGGTCGGCCAACATCACCGTGACGGCTACCGACCTGGCGGGAGCGTCCGCCGAGCTGAAGTTCCGGGTGTCGGTAACCAGCGGACCTGCACCGGGCCAGGCCGTATCCGCCCTGACCGTAACGGAGAACCCCGTGGGCGATGCACTCGGATTCTCGCTTTCGGAGGCGTCCGGAGCAACGGTGGATGTAACGGTTTATGATGCTGCGGCGAGAAAGATTTACGGCGGCGGCGTGACGTTGGATACGAACGGTGCAGGTAGTGTGGATGCTGCGGCATGGAGTCCCGGCGCCTATACGCTCGCTGTCGTACACGGGAATCAGACGCTCAAGGCATCGTTCGTGAAGAGGTGA